In the Pleuronectes platessa chromosome 8, fPlePla1.1, whole genome shotgun sequence genome, one interval contains:
- the purab gene encoding transcriptional activator protein Pur-alpha yields MADRDSGSDHGGPTAGPGSLPPGATGAMSRLQHDTEELASKRVDIQNKRFYLDVKQNVKGRFLKIAEVGAGGNKSRLTLSMSVAVEFRDYLGDFIEHYAQLGPSNPDIVQDEPRRALKSEFLVRENRKYYMDLKENQRGRFLRIRQTVNRGPGLGSAQGQTIALPAQGLIEFRDALAKLIDDYGVDEEPAELPEGTSLTVDNKRFFFDVGSNKYGVFMRVSEVKPTYRNSITVPSKVWSKFGNTFSKYADEMRKIQERSREKRASELLPEGPHVGDDGDDD; encoded by the coding sequence ATGGCGGACAGAGACAGTGGCAGCGACCACGGTGGGCCCACCGCAGGCCCCGGCTCGTTGCCCCCGGGCGCGACGGGCGCCATGTCCCGTCTGCAGCACGACACCGAGGAGCTCGCCTCCAAGCGCGTCGACATCCAAAACAAGCGCTTCTACCTTGACGTGAAGCAGAATGTGAAAGGCCGCTTCCTAAAGATAGCCGAGGTCGGGGCTGGGGGAAACAAGAGCCGCCTCACTCTCTCCATGTCGGTTGCCGTGGAGTTCCGCGATTATCTCGGGGACTTTATCGAACATTATGCTCAGCTGGGCCCGTCCAACCCGGACATTGTGCAGGATGAGCCCCGGCGGGCGCTCAAGAGCGAATTCCTGGTCCGGGAGAAtcggaaatattacatggatctGAAAGAGAACCAGAGGGGGCGGTTCCTGAGGATCCGACAGACCGTTAATCGGGGACCCGGATTGGGAAGCGCGCAAGGCCAGACCATCGCTTTGCCGGCTCAGGGTCTCATCGAGTTCCGCGACGCTTTGGCCAAACTAATCGACGACTATGGCGTGGACGAGGAGCCGGCGGAGCTGCCGGAGGGCACCTCGCTCACGGTCGACAACAAGCGCTTCTTCTTCGACGTAGGCTCCAATAAGTACGGGGTCTTCATGCGGGTCAGCGAGGTGAAGCCCACGTACCGGAACTCCATCACCGTTCCGAGCAAAGTTTGGTCCAAATTCGGTAACACCTTCAGTAAATATGCGGATGAGATGAGGAAGATCCAGGAGAGGAGTAGAGAGAAGCGGGCCTCCGAACTGCTGCCAGAGGGCCCGCACGTTGGAGACGACGGCGACGACGACTGA
- the psd2 gene encoding PH and SEC7 domain-containing protein 2 isoform X2, producing MWKAEYDVHFDFLLNLLDASLTDGLSDSEECNLGSLEHLERGSTDTLANGCRADYEAAKRLAKRLYHLEGFKRCDVARHLGKNNDFSQLVASEYLSFFDLSGLSLDRALRNFLKAFPLMGETQERERVLVHFSRRFCLCNPHTSSSEDGAHTLTCALMLLNTDLHGHNIGKKMSCQQFISNLDGLNNGKDFPKDLLKVLYNSIKNEKLEWAVEKEELRKSLSELVEEQCEGGCKRVTRVTDGNNPFIAIPIFLNAVTYKHGVLTRKSHADMDGKRTPRGRRGWKKFYAVLKGMILYLQKDEYKPDADISEVDLKNAVRIHHSLATRATDYSKRANVLKLKTSDWRVYLLQAPSEEEMMSWIFRINLVAALFSAPAFPAAIGSMKKFCRPILPSSSTRLNQDEQLLSHENKMKQMSLELEEHRKNTPSVDPKSREWEEHRLKEHYLTYEKTRYETYIGLLQAKLRAETDDLEKIEASVMGSLIMEGGLASRECHLRKTQSSPSISQAHSGTNGRAAECTTPGQRS from the exons ATGTGGAAAGCGGAATATGACGTTCACTTCGACTTTCTGCTGAATCTCCT TGATGCCAGCCTCACAGACGGCCTGTCTGACTCGGAGGAGTGTAATTTGGGCAGTCTGGAGCATTTGGAGCGCGGCAGCACCGACACTCTGGCCAATGGCTGCCGAGCCGACTATGAGGCCGCCAAGAGGCTTGCCAAGCGCCTCTATCACCTCGAGGGCTTCAAACGCTGTGACGTGGCCAGACACCTGGGCAAGAA TAATGACTTCAGCCAATTGGTGGCTTCAGAGTACCTGAGTTTCTTCGATCTCTCTGGCCTGTCTCTGGATCGAGCCCTGAG AAACTTCTTGAAGGCCTTTCCACTGATGGGAGAgacccaggagagagagagggtcctGGTCCACTTCTCCAGACGCTTCTGCCTCTGCAACCCACACACATCCTCCTCAGAAG ATGGAGCCCACACATTAACCTGTGCTCTCATGCTGCTTAACACTGACCTACATGGACAT AACATTGGGAAGAAGATGTCCTGCCAACAGTTTATCAGTAACCTAGACGGCCTCAACAACGGCAAAGACTTTCCCAAAGACTTATTAAAG GTTTTATATAACTCAATCAAGAATGAGAAGCTTGAGTGGGCAGT CGAGAAGGAAGAGCTGAGGAAGAGCCTGTcggagctggtggaggagcagtgCGAGGGCGGGTGCAAACGTGTTACCAGGGTAACGGACGGCAATAACCCTTTCATTGCAATCCCCATTTTCTTGAACGCCGTCACCTACAAACACGGAGTGCTGACCCGCAAGAGCCACGCTGACATGGATGGCAAACGCA CCCCGAGGGGTCGCCGCGGTTGGAAGAAGTTCTACGCGGTTCTGAAAGGGATGATCCTGTATCTCCAGAAG GATGAGTACAAACCAGACGCTGACATATCAGAGGTGGACCTGAAGAACGCAGTGCGAATCCATCACTCGTTAGCCACTCGTGCCACTGACTACAGCAAGAGAGCCAACGTACTGAAGCTAAAAACGTCAGACTGGAGAGTGTATCTGCTGCAGGCCCC gagtgaggaggagatgatgtCCTGGATCTTCCGGATAAACCTGGTGGCGGCGCTGTTCTCAGCCCCAGCCTTCCCCGCTGCAATCGGCTCCATGAAGAAATTCTGCCGACCAATCCTGCCTTCTTCATCCACCCGACTcaaccag GACGAGCAGCTGCTGAGTCACGAGAACAAGATGAAGCAGATGagcctggagctggaggagcaccgGAAAAACACACCCTCAGTTGACCCCAAAAGCCGGGAGTGGGAGGAGCACAGGCTTAAAGAGCACTACCTGACGTATGAG AAGACTCGGTATGAGACGTACATCGGCCTCCTGCAGGCCAAGCTTCGTGCTGAGACGGACGACCTTGAGAAGATCGAGGCGAGCGTGATGGGGAGCCTGATCATGGAGGGTGGCCTGGCCAGCCGCGAGTGCCACCTCCGCAAGACGCAGTCCTCCCCGTCCATCAGCCAGGCTCACAGCGGAACGAACGGAAGAGCCGCTGAATGCACTACCCCAGGACAGAGGAGCTGA